One window of the Euwallacea similis isolate ESF13 chromosome 28, ESF131.1, whole genome shotgun sequence genome contains the following:
- the CenB1A gene encoding arf-GAP with coiled-coil, ANK repeat and PH domain-containing protein 2 — protein sequence MGPKIELYECLRDSPKFRLLLDQEEQRIDHLEQRMEKILKVCTSMIETGKTYVGQQSLFANSLWDLSASFRDDPDVLSALNKLIHSLQEMNKFHTTLLDQVSRIFLKNISSFVKKDIKAVRDYKSHFEDISKEYDNVLVRNSQVPRNKPQEVEEVQNILFAIKSCFGHQTLNYVNSIYVLQSKKRHEILSTLLSYMHARTAYYHQGEDLCHDLQPFFRSLANEIGNMRDETRKIEKEVEDSHKLVSNSEDTVVQNGNKSLKLEGYLFKRTSNAFKTWNRRWFYLFDNKLVYRRRTGDESETIMEDDLRICTIKPVTEGDRRFCFEIVSPSKSHILQADSEEMYNIWTDALQKAIGNAIQMVLNKSQGESSNDQNSCFRTNDSSHLSRVDNNNKSQKMRMLEKILRHPGNNLCADCKSPNPYWASINLGILMCIECSGVHRSLGVHYSKVRSLKLDDWEPEVIKVIAELGNSVVNKIYEYNVPKEVQRASEYCSGTQREEWIKSKYVDKKFIKKIEDIQSELLNGASDESNVPTRIRKWVVEKIRRTPTHSRESSDKDSDAGFSDLGEDKKSDSMSLSSFNEDATRNDTRPVWLFGSDLSIKPMIRGQSEKEGDTEEEKDSAVGDDDVSSLDSNILLYKASAADNLPVMCQALALGADKNWPNRKERDRYPLHGAVLSGSVIACAYLLLNGAKINVQDQNGRTPLHLATREGHTAQVCLFLKYKADQHIEDEEGKVPLSMAEQKEHADIVTLLRLERLNEEMRDSESGVSGSDMFIDVVRDFSRLSYLNSEQRPSNTDH from the exons ATGGGTCCAAAAATTGAGTTATATGAGTGTCTTCGAGATTCACCAAAGTTTAG GCTTCTACTTGATCAAGAGGAGCAAAGAATAGACCACTTAGAACAAAGGATGGAGAAGATTTTAAAAGTGTGCACTAGCATGATAGAAACCGGAAAAACTTATGTTGGACAACAAAG CTTGTTTGCCAATAGTCTTTGGGATCTTAGTGCCTCATTTAGAGACGATCCAGACGTATTGAGCGCATTGAATAAGTTAATTCATAGCTTACAAGAAATGAACAAATTTCACACCACCCTGTTAGATCAAgtttccagaatttttttgaagaatatttcgtcttttgttaaaaa AGATATTAAAGCAGTTAGAGATTACAAAAGTCATTTTGAAGACATATCCAAAGAGTATGATAATGTCCTAGTTCGAAATTCGCAAGTTCCGCGAAACAAACCTCAGGAAGTTGAAGaagtacaaaatattttatttgctattAAGTCTTGTTTTGGGCATCAGACTCTAAATTATGTGAACAGCATATATGTATTACAAAGCAAGAAAAgacatgaaattttaagtact CTTTTATCGTACATGCATGCTCGTACTGCATACTACCATCAGGGCGAAGATTTATGTCATGATCTTCAACCATTTTTCAGATCTTTAGCCAATGAG ATTGGTAACATGAGAGACGAGACgcgaaaaattgaaaaagaagtTGAAGATTCTCATAAATTAGTCTCAAATTCTGAAGATACTGTGGTGCAGAACGGTAATAAGTCTTTGAAATTGGAAGGGTATCTGTTTAAACGCACCTCTAATGCTTTCAAAACGTGGAATCGGAGGTGGTTCTATTTGTTTGACAACAAGTTAGTTTACAG GCGTAGGACTGGAGATGAATCTGAAACAATAATGGAAGATGACTTGAGAATTTGTACTATTAAACCAGTGACGGAGGGCGATCGGCGGTTTTGCTTTGAAATTGTTTCGCCTTCAAA AAGCCACATCTTGCAAGCAGACTCGGAAGAAATGTACAATATATGGACCGATGCTTTACAGAAGGCAATTGGAAATGCAATTCAAATGGTGCTAAATAAATCCCAAGGCGAGAGTAGCAATGACCAAAATAGCTGCTTCCGAACGAATGACAGTTCGCATTTATCAAGGgtggataataataataaatctcaGAAAATGAG gatgctggaaaaaattttaagacatCCCGGAAATAATTTGTGTGCAGATTGTAAGAGCCCGAATCCATATTGGGCCAGTATTAACTTGGGAATTTTAATGTGTATTG aatgTTCGGGCGTTCATCGAAGTCTAGGAGTGCATTATAGTAAAGTTCGTTCCCTGAAGTTGGATGATTGGGAGCCCGAAGTTATCAAAGTTATTGCGGAATTAGGCAACAGTGtcgttaataaaatttacgaaTATAACGTTCCTAAAGAAGTTCAGCGAGCTTCGGAATATTGCTCAGG AACACAGAGAGAGGAATGGATCAAGTCAAAATACGTagacaaaaaattcattaaaaaaattgaagatattcAAAGTGAGCTCCTAAATGGAGCATCAGACGAGTCTAACGTACCGACACGCATTAGAAAATGGGTTGTTGAGAAAATAAGACGCACACCTACACATTCCAGAGAATCCTCCGATAAAGATAGTGATGCGGGTTTTAGTGATTTAGGAGAAGACAAGAAGAGCGATTCAATGTCACTGTCGAGTTTTAATGAAGATGCAACTAGAAATGATACTAGACCTGTATGGTTGTTTGGAAGCGATTTGAGTATCAAACCCATGATCCGTGGCCAAAGTGAAAAAGAGGGCGATACTGAAGAGGAGAAAGACTCTGCAgttg GTGACGATGATGTATCAAGTTTAGATTCCAATATTTTGCTTTACAAAGCATCAGCAGCTGATAATCTTCCAGTGATGTGTCAGGCATTGGCTTTAGGGGCTGACAAAAATTGGCCTAATCGCAAAGAACGGGATAGATATCCCCTGCATGGTGCAGTGCTGAgt GGATCGGTGATAGCATGTGCGTATCTTTTACTAAACGGTGCTAAAATTAATGTTCAAGACCAAAATGGACGAACTCCATTGCATTTAGCAACAAGAGAAGGACACACAGCTcaagtttgtttatttttgaaatataaagcGGATCAACATATCGAGGACGAAGAAGGAAAAGTGCCCTTGTCGATGGCTGAGCAAAAGGAACATGCGGATATTGTTACCTT GCTTCGATTAGAGCGGCTCAATGAAGAAATGAGAGACTCGGAATCGGGAGTTTCCGGAAGCGATATGTTTATTGATGTAGTGCGGGATTTTTCAAGACTTTCTTACTTGAACAGCGAACAAAGGCCAAGCAATACTGATCATtga
- the eca gene encoding transmembrane emp24 domain-containing protein eca gives MNTIYCTLLGLFLFIDISSGLYFHIAETERKCFIEEIPDETNVVVNYKVQLYDPRTGGFMPSSPGIGMHVDIRDPDDKTILSRIYSSEGKISFTSHIPGEHVICMYSNSSAWFGGSQLRVHLDIQVGEHAINYGEVVQKEKLSELQLRVRQLLDQVEQITKEQNYQRYREDRFRQTSESTNSRVLWWAVLQTIVLIGMGSWQMRHLRKFFEAKKLV, from the exons ATGAACACAATATATTGCACATTGCTGGGTCTATTCCTCTTTATAGACATTTCGTCAGGGTTGTACTTCCACATCGCAGAAACCGAGAGAAAGTGCTTCATTGAAGAAATTCCCGATGAAACTAATGTTGTCG TAAATTACAAAGTCCAGCTTTATGACCCAAGAACCGGAGGCTTCATGCCTTCGTCTCCAGGCATTGGAATGCATGTTGACATTCGTGACCCTGATGATAAAACCATTCTGTCACGAATTTACTCCTCAGAAGGAAAAATCTCATTTACCTCCCATATACCTGGTGAACACGTAATTTGCATGTATTCAAATAGTTCTGCTTGGTTTGGTGGTTCTCAGTTGAGAGTCCACCTTGACATTCAAGTGGGTGAGCATGCCATTAACTATGGGGAGGTTgttcaaaaggaaaaattatctGAGTTGCAACTGAGAGTTAGACAGTTGCTTGATCAGGTTGAACAAATCACCAAAGAGCAGAATTACCAAAGG tACCGGGAAGACAGGTTCAGGCAGACCAGTGAAAGTACCAACTCAAGGGTACTATGGTGGGCAGTCCTTCAAACAATTGTGTTGATAGGAATGGGGTCATGGCAGATGCGACATTTGAGAAAGTTCTTTGAGGCCAAGAAGTTGGTGTag